The Bdellovibrio sp. NC01 genome includes the window CGTCGTATTGGCTGCTTTCTTATCTAAAAACAGTTCGCCGTGGTGACTCTTCACGATCCCTGAAGAAATGCTTAAACCTAAACCAGTACCTTTACCGACTTCTTTCGTCGTAAAGAATGGCAGCATCATCTTTTCAGCGTGCTCTGCAGGAATGCCTTTTCCAGAATCCATCACTTTGATATCGACGAAATTATCGTGCGCAACAACACCCACGCGAATCCATTTTTCTTCAAAATGTTGAACCGCATCGAATGAATTATTTAATAAATTCAAAAGCACTTGTTCGATCTGAATCAAGCGGCATTCGATTTCAATTTCTTCGTCGATTTCTTCCACGTCGATTTCAACGCCGTGATTGTAAAAGCGCGTGCGACAGAATTCGAGAGTTTCATTGATGATCTCTTTAACTTGCACGACATCGAACGGATCGTTCGTGCCTTCGCGCGAAAATGAACGCAGTGATTTAATAATTTTTGCGATCTTATCGGCGGTACGGCTGATACTTTCTGCGGCCTGTTTGATTTTGGTGGGCTCGGCTTTTCCTTGATCCACCATTTGTGTCAGTTGGAAGGCGCGTGCTTGAATCACTGTCAGTGGATTGTTGATTTCATGCGCGATACCGCCAGACATTTCGCCCAAGGCCGCCATTTTTGTACTGGCAATCAAAGTGGCGCGAGCCTCTTCCATTTGTCGTTCGGTTTGAATTTCTTCCGTGGAGTCCCAGGCAACGCCATAGAATTTTTTTTCTGTTTCTGAAATGCGATAGCGACCATAACAGCGGATGTGGTGAATCTCGCCATTGTCAAAGGTCACGCGGTAAGTGGTGTAAACATCTTGATGAGTTCGCGCGGATTCTTCGAAACGTTGTCTAGAGACGGCCTGATCCGCAAGATTGATGCGTTTATGCAATTCCTCAAGAGGTTTCGCGCCAGGGCCATTCACGGCACCGTGGATTTGAAACATGCGATCATCCCACGTTGTTTCGCGGGTGTCGTAATCCCACTCCCATGTGCCCATCTTTGCTGCGCCCAAGGACAGATTCAACTTATCGATCGTTTTTTTTAAAGTCAGCTCGTTGATTTTACGATCGTGGATGTCTGTTGCGATTCCCAATAGCGATTGCACTCCGCCCTGATCGTCGCGCGAAAAGACCGTCACACGATCACTCAACCAACGATAGTCGCCGTTACGTGCTTTGAAACGGTACTCAAGCTCGATCACTTCGCCGTCTTTCAGGTTTTGCACACGTTTTACGCTTTCCGCGAGGTAGGGGATGTCGTCGGGATGCATCGTTAAGGTCCAATAGTTTGAACCCATCTCGCGAATCTCTTCGACACTGTAGCCATACAGCGCTTGCACGCGTTCGTTGAACCACACCATGCTTTGAGCAACGACGTCGTAGATGTAGATGCTGCTTGGAATAGCGCGATTTATCTTTTCAAGAAGATGCTTTTGATCGTTCAGTGATGCTTGAGTCATTAAGGTTTAGTTTACTCGAAATCGCGTCTAACGCAAAACGGCTAAATCATAATAAAACCTTAACAATACACGGGAAGCTGGAGATGCTAGACCTTTAGCTAGAGGAGTCTTCTGATGCTGCTTAAAACCATTCTGGCTCTAGTGACCTCACTAGAAGTCACTGCTCATGCGCAAGTTCCTGTTGTCAGGATCGATGGTTCAAGCACGGTATTTCCAATTACCGAAGCAATGGCTGAGGATTTTCAAACATCTGTCCGCGGAAAAGTGCGTGTCACTGTGGGTGTCTCTGGAACAGGTGGCGGTTTCAAAAAATTCTGTCGTGGCGAAACCGATGTTCAAGATGCCTCTCGTCCGATTCAAGAAAAAGAACTGCAAGCTTGCAAAGACAAAGGGATCAAGTTCATTGAGATTCCAATTGCTTTTGACGCAGCGGCTATTGCGGTTCATCCCAAAAACACATGGCTGAATCAAATCACTCTCGCAGAGCTAAAAAAGATTTGGTCTCCAGAAGCACAAGGTAAAATCAAAAAGTGGAGCGACGTGAATCCTGCGTGGCCGAATGAGAAAATGAATCTCTATGGCCCGGGTTCTGATTCTGGAACCTTCGATTACTTCACAGAGGCTGTGGTAGGAAAAGCACACTCTTCACGTGGTGACTACACAGCTAGCCAAGATCACAATGTAACGGTTACGGGAATTTCGCAAGATCGTTTTGCTTTAGGTTATTTGCCGCTCGCTTATTACGAAGAGAACAAATCTAAAGTTAAAGTTCTAGCGGTTGTCGGTGGCGAGAAGTCGCCAAAGAAAAACGAAGGCGTTTTACCTAACCGTGAAACCGTGGAAAGTGGAACTTATTTTCCATTGTCGCGCCCGATTTTTATTTACATCAATGAGGCCGCGTTGAATAAAGACTGGGTTTCACAATTTGTAAAATTTTATTTAAAGCAAGCACCCCAAATCGTTCTTGAAGTGAAATACGTTCCGCTTCCAACGAAGCTGTATGTGTTAGGTAACGAACGCTTGCAAAAAAAGAAATTGGGAACCGTTTTTGGTGGACACTCTAAAATCGGTTTGAAGTTGGAAGATTTGTTATCCCAAGAAGGATCTTTGTAAACACACCGTGAGCAAAAAAAATCAACTACGCAAACTTTCTGAATTTACTTCTGCGGACCATCCGGTTCGTAAGATGCGCCGTTTGAAAGAGCGTATCATTGAAGCGATTTTGTTCTTGGCAGCAGCCTCTTCTGTTTTTGTCACAGTAGGAATCGTTGCGATTCTGGTTACTGAAAGCTTGCCATTCTTTGAAAAAGTAACTTTGAAAGAATTTTTAACGGATACAGAGTGGACGCCGTTATTTGAAAACGCGCACTACGGTATCTTGCCATTGTTGAACGGTACCTTCCTGACAACGATGATTGCATTGATCGTCGCTATTCCACTGGGCACGATTGCCGCTGCCTTCTTAAGTGAATATGTGCGCCCTGGTGTGCGAGAAGTTCTAAAACCGATTCTTGAGATGCTCGCTGCTGTACCCACGGTTGTTTACGGTTACTTCGCATTGTTGTTCGTAACTCCGATGCTGCAAAAAGTAATTCCATCACTGGGTGGCTTTAATACATTAAGCGCCGGTCTTGTGATGGGCGTGATGATCATTCCTTATGTCAGTTCCTTAAGCGAAGATGCGATGAGATCTGTGCCAGGACATTTGCGCGAAGCTTCGTTCGCAGTAGGTGCTTCACGTATGCAGACGGCATTTCGTGTTGTGATCCCCGCGGCATTTTCTGGAATCACATCCGCTTATGTTTTGGGTATCTCGCGCGCGTTCGGTGAAACGATGGTTGTGGCGATTGCTGCTGGTATGCAACCGAATCTGACTTTGAATCCGACAGAGCCTGCAGCGACCATCACAGCCTTCATCGTGCAGGTGAGTCTTGGTGATTTGCCTCATGGTTCGATTGGTTTTAGATCTATTTATGTTGCGGGTTTAAGTCTTTTGATTCTGACGTTGACGTTTAATATTTTTGGTTTGTGGCTGCGTAAAAGATTTCAGGAGAAAGAATAATGGAATCTCGTTCAGAGCTTCTTGCCAATATCAAAAAGCGCCAAAGAATGGACTTCTTGTTTGCATTCTTAGGTTTGCTATCGTTGATGTTTGCTCTTTTGACTTTGCTGGCTTTGATCGTCGATCTTGCGATGACGGGTGTGCCACGTATTGACTGGCAATTCTTCACAAGCTTTCCTTCGCGCTTTCCGCAAAAAGCGGGGATTTTATCTGCGTGGGTGGGTTCGTTTTGTATCATGTTAACAACGGCACTTTGTGCAATCCCGTTGGGTGTTGCTGCCGGCGTGTACTTGGAAGAGTACGCTAAGAAAAATTGGTTATCGCAAATTATTGAACTGAACATCATCAACCTGGCGGGGATTCCTTCGATTACTTACGGTTTGATGGCGTTGGGCCTTTTCGTTTATCAGTTGAAACTTGGTACCAGCATTTTGACTGCGGGTTTAACGTTGGGTTTGTTGGTGTTGCCGATTATCATCGTGACAACCCGTGAAGCGATTCGCTCTATTCCTAATACAATTCGGGAAGCCAGTTATGCCATGGGTGCAAGTAAATGGCAGACGATTCGTTATCACATCTTGCCGTATTCGACGGGTGGTATTCTGACGGGTGTGATTATTTCTTTATCGCGTGCGATTGGTGAAACGGCGCCATTGATTACGATTGGTGCTTTAACTTTCATTGCATTTTTGCCGACGGCTCCGATAGAGGGGCATTTTCCTTTTGTAAACTTTAAGTGGATCATGGACCCATTCACCGTGATGCCGATTCAAATGTTCAACTGGTTGTCGCGTCCGCAGCAAGAATTCCATGTGAATGCGGCGGCAACAGGTGTGGTGCTTTTGGTTATGACTTTGATTATGAATGGCGGAGCGATTTACCTGCGCTCGCGTTTCCGTAAGAAGATGAAGTGGTAGGCTATGGAATTAAACGTTCGTGCTGAAGTTAAAAATTTAAAATTCTCTTACGGAGAAAAATTGGTCTTGAAGGGCGTTTCATTGCCTATTCACGAAAACCGTGTGACGGCTTTGATCGGTCCATCAGGTTGCGGTAAAACAACTTTACTTCGTTGTTTTAATCGCATGCATGATCTTTATGCCAATGCGATTTATGACGGGGAAATTTTGCTTCACCCAGGTGGCGTGAATATTTTGGGTAAAGAAATTGATCCGATGGAAGTGCGCATGCGTATCGGAATGGTTTTCCAAAAGCCTAATCCGTTTCCGAAAAGTATTTACGAAAACGTTGCTTACGGTTTGAAAGTTCGTGGCGTTAAAAAGAAAAGCTTCATCGAAGAGCGCGTTGAAAAATCTTTGCAACAAGCGGGTCTGTGGAATGAAGTGAAAGATCGCC containing:
- the pstA gene encoding phosphate ABC transporter permease PstA, which gives rise to MESRSELLANIKKRQRMDFLFAFLGLLSLMFALLTLLALIVDLAMTGVPRIDWQFFTSFPSRFPQKAGILSAWVGSFCIMLTTALCAIPLGVAAGVYLEEYAKKNWLSQIIELNIINLAGIPSITYGLMALGLFVYQLKLGTSILTAGLTLGLLVLPIIIVTTREAIRSIPNTIREASYAMGASKWQTIRYHILPYSTGGILTGVIISLSRAIGETAPLITIGALTFIAFLPTAPIEGHFPFVNFKWIMDPFTVMPIQMFNWLSRPQQEFHVNAAATGVVLLVMTLIMNGGAIYLRSRFRKKMKW
- a CDS encoding PstS family phosphate ABC transporter substrate-binding protein, with the protein product MLLKTILALVTSLEVTAHAQVPVVRIDGSSTVFPITEAMAEDFQTSVRGKVRVTVGVSGTGGGFKKFCRGETDVQDASRPIQEKELQACKDKGIKFIEIPIAFDAAAIAVHPKNTWLNQITLAELKKIWSPEAQGKIKKWSDVNPAWPNEKMNLYGPGSDSGTFDYFTEAVVGKAHSSRGDYTASQDHNVTVTGISQDRFALGYLPLAYYEENKSKVKVLAVVGGEKSPKKNEGVLPNRETVESGTYFPLSRPIFIYINEAALNKDWVSQFVKFYLKQAPQIVLEVKYVPLPTKLYVLGNERLQKKKLGTVFGGHSKIGLKLEDLLSQEGSL
- the pstB gene encoding phosphate ABC transporter ATP-binding protein PstB; the protein is MELNVRAEVKNLKFSYGEKLVLKGVSLPIHENRVTALIGPSGCGKTTLLRCFNRMHDLYANAIYDGEILLHPGGVNILGKEIDPMEVRMRIGMVFQKPNPFPKSIYENVAYGLKVRGVKKKSFIEERVEKSLQQAGLWNEVKDRLHTAATAMSGGQQQRLCIARALATEPEILLLDEPTSALDPISTRHIEELIQELRKDVTIAIVTHSLHQAARVSDYTAFMYLGDLIEFGQSDQVFTNPKDPKTENYITGRFG
- a CDS encoding PAS domain-containing protein — protein: MTQASLNDQKHLLEKINRAIPSSIYIYDVVAQSMVWFNERVQALYGYSVEEIREMGSNYWTLTMHPDDIPYLAESVKRVQNLKDGEVIELEYRFKARNGDYRWLSDRVTVFSRDDQGGVQSLLGIATDIHDRKINELTLKKTIDKLNLSLGAAKMGTWEWDYDTRETTWDDRMFQIHGAVNGPGAKPLEELHKRINLADQAVSRQRFEESARTHQDVYTTYRVTFDNGEIHHIRCYGRYRISETEKKFYGVAWDSTEEIQTERQMEEARATLIASTKMAALGEMSGGIAHEINNPLTVIQARAFQLTQMVDQGKAEPTKIKQAAESISRTADKIAKIIKSLRSFSREGTNDPFDVVQVKEIINETLEFCRTRFYNHGVEIDVEEIDEEIEIECRLIQIEQVLLNLLNNSFDAVQHFEEKWIRVGVVAHDNFVDIKVMDSGKGIPAEHAEKMMLPFFTTKEVGKGTGLGLSISSGIVKSHHGELFLDKKAANTTFVIRIPRLQEQPV
- the pstC gene encoding phosphate ABC transporter permease subunit PstC — encoded protein: MRRLKERIIEAILFLAAASSVFVTVGIVAILVTESLPFFEKVTLKEFLTDTEWTPLFENAHYGILPLLNGTFLTTMIALIVAIPLGTIAAAFLSEYVRPGVREVLKPILEMLAAVPTVVYGYFALLFVTPMLQKVIPSLGGFNTLSAGLVMGVMIIPYVSSLSEDAMRSVPGHLREASFAVGASRMQTAFRVVIPAAFSGITSAYVLGISRAFGETMVVAIAAGMQPNLTLNPTEPAATITAFIVQVSLGDLPHGSIGFRSIYVAGLSLLILTLTFNIFGLWLRKRFQEKE